TCCAGTAGGCGCCCTGGACCGAGTCCCGGACGTTGTCGGTGGTGAACCGCCCGGCCGGGACGTCGCCGCCGGAGGAGGTGGTGAACGCGCCGCTGACGATGGCCACGGCCGGCAGGCCGAAGGCGATCAGGAAGAAGGCCAGCAGCGGCAGGACCGCGAGCCAGGAGCCGCTGACCGGGATCCGCCGGCGGCCGGCGGCCCGGTGGCCGGAGGGGGCGGTGCGGTGGGGGTGCGCGGTGCCGGACGGCCCCGGGCCGCCACTGGGGTCAGTGGCGGCCGGGGTCGGCACCGGGGTGGGAGCCGTAGTCATGTCGTCGATCAGCCCGCGATCGCCTTGGTCCAGTTCTCGGTCACGACCTTCTTGGCCGCCGTGATCTGGTCCTGGGACGGGAAGGTGGTGAACGGCTTCTCGACGACCGGCAGCTTGGCGGCCGCGGCGGCGTCCAGGGTGTTGTCCTTCTTCATGGCGTCGAACAGCGCGGGGGTGGCGTAGCCGCCCATGTAGAGGTTCTGGCCCTCGGCGCTGAACAGGTACTCCTGCCACAGGCGGGCGGCCGCCGGGTGCGGGGCCCACTTGTTGACGGCCTGGTTGTAGTACTGGGCGTAGGAGCCGTCGACCGGGATGGCGACCTGCCAGTCGATGCCCTTCGGCTTGAACTGGTCGGTGTAGCCGGCGTTCAGGTACGACCAGTCGATCGAGATCGGGGTCTCGCCCTTCTCGATGGTGGCCGGGGTGGACTCGACCGGGTTGAAGTTGCCGGACTGCTTCAGCTTGGCGAAGAAGTCGATGCCGGGCTGGATGTTGTCCAGCGAACCGCCGTTGGCCAGCGCGGCCGCGTACACGCCGCCGAACGCCGAGCCGGACTTGGTCGGGTTGCCGTTCAGCGCGACCTTGCCCTTGTACTCGGGCTTCAGCAGGTCGGCGAAGGTCTTCGGGCAGGCCGCGATCTTCTTGGCGTCGCAGCCGATCGAGATGTAGCCGCCGTAGTCGTTGACCCGCAGGCCCGCCGGGTCCTTCATGCTCTCCGCGATCTTGTCGAAGGCGGTCACCTTGTACGGGGCGAGCAGGCCGTCCTTGGCCGCCTGCAGGGCGAAGGCGCTGCCCAGGTCCACCACGTCGGGGGCACGGTCCTGGCCCTTGCGGGAGGTGATCGCGTTGATCTCGTCCTGGCTGGAGCCGTCCGGGTTCTCCTCCTCGATCTCGATGCCGTACTTGGCCTTGAAACCGTCGAGGAGCTTGCCGTAGTTCGCCCAGTCGCGGGGGAGGGTGATGACGTGCAGCTTGCCCTCCTTCTTCGCGGCGGCGACCAGCGCGTCCATCCCGCCGAAGTCGGCCGCCGAGGTGGCCTCCTTGGCGTCCTTGGCACCCGCCTTGGCGTCACCGGAGGAACCGGTCGAGCCCGCGGACCCGCAGGCGGAGAGGGAGAGCGCGGCGGCGGTCAGTACGGCCGCGAGGGCGGCGGCACGAGAGCGGTGCACGGTCACGGGTGGTTCTCCTGGAAGAGGTGCGGTCGGTGGCCGCGGGGGCGATGGCCGGCATACGTCAACGGACGGTGTGCCAAGTTGGCTGGCCAACTTGGCCGCCGGGGTAAGTACGCCGGAGCCCGGTGACGGGAAGGTGAACGGACGGCCCAGGACAGGGGGCGGATACGGGAACGGTGGCGTCCGGCGCTCTCGTCGATGATCGGCAGCGGCTACAGTCGGTCGTGTCCGCGCGATCCCGCCGCGCAGGACCCGGCCCAGGAGGGACCTTGACTGACGTGGCACCCGACCAGGACCGCGCCGCCGGCTCGCTCTACCGCAAGGTGGCCGCCGACCTGCGCGAAGCGATCACCTCCGGCGGCTACGGCGACAACGGCCGGCTGCCGGCCGAGGGCGCCCTGGCCGAGCAGTACGGCGTCTCCCGCGGGACCGTCCGGCAGGCGCTCGCCATGCTGCGCGCCGACGGCCTGGTCACCTCCCGCCGTGGCACCCGCCGGGTGGTCCTCGGCACCGCCCGGGTGCAGAGCTTCTCCGAACTCCTCAGCTTCACCCACTGGGCCCGCTCCATGGGGGAGGAGCCCGGCGGCCGGCTGGAGTCGCTGATCCGGCGGCCCGCCGACGCCGCCGAACGCGAGCAGCTCCGGCTGGAGCCCGGCACCGAGGTGTACGTGACGCTGCGCCTGCGGACCCTCTCCGGCAAGCCCGTCATGGTCGAACGGACCGTCTACCCGCCGCGGGTCGGCGAGGTGGTCGCGCAGCTGCCGCCGGACGTGGTCTCGCACACCGAACCGCTGCGGGAGCACGGCATCCTGTTCACCGACGCCGACCACACCATCGACGTGGTGGCCGCCAACGCCGATGACGCGCGGCTGCTGGGATGCCGGCGCGGCAGCCCGCTGCTCCGCGAGAAGCGGCGCACCACCGACCCGACCGGCACCCCGGTGGAGTGGTCCCAGGACCGGTACCTGCCCGGCACGGTCGCCTTCAGCATCCACAACTCGCTGGCCTCCTCCGCCCTCTCCCGCCACGCCCGCGAGAACGACTGACGCCGGACGGGCGGGGGGATGCGGGTGGGTCACCCCTGAGGGGCGCCCGGTTGCCTCGGCCGTCAGCCCATGAGGGCGGCGAGCAGGGGGCGGAAGTGGGCGAAGGGCGGGGTGGTGGTGGCGGGGCGCTTGGCGTGGTCGTCCCAGCGGCGGAGGGCGACCGCGTCCGCGGCGGCGGGGTGGGCGGCGAAGGCGGCGGCCTCGGTCTCGTCCATCGGGCCGCCCTGGACCTGGAGGGTGTACTCGGAGGCCGCCGACAGCCCGGCCCGGTAGGCGGGTTCCACCGTGCAGAGGTACCGCTTGGCGGCGACGTGCAGCCGGATCGGCTCGGTCACCTCAGGTCCGAACCAGCGGCCCAGCCGGTCGGCGCCGGTGTGGCTGTGCCGGTTGTCCCGGCCGGCCATCAACTCCGTTCCGCTGCCGTGGAAGTGGCCGACGTCGTGCAGCAGGGCCGCCGCCACCAGGTGCGGCGGCGCCCCCGCCGCCTCGGCCAGCGCCCCGGCCTGGAGCATGTGCTCGGCCAGGGTGACCGCCTCGCCGAGGTACTCCCCGGCGCCCTCGCCCGCGAACAGGCCCTCCAGTTCGTCGAGGGCCGCGGCCTGGCGCCGCAGCAAGGCCAGGGCGGAGTGCAGGGAGTCCAGGTCGGCGTAGCAGCCCTGGAGGTGGCGGTGCCCGTCCTGCTCGAAGGCGGTGCGGGCGTGCAGCAGCCGGGTGTTGTCGAAGACCAGGCAGTCGCCCGGCCGGAGCCGGAAGGTCAGCCGGAGCCCGGGCCGGAGGGTGATCGCGGCGAAGCGGCGGTACGCGGCGTAGAAGGCGTCCGGCTCGGCGTCGGGGAGCCCGCGGAGGGTGTCGATGGAGCGGTTGTTGAACCGCACCTCGCGGATCCGTCCGCGCGGGTCCACCCCGATCAGCGGGCGCTCGGCGCGCAGTTCGGCGGTGCGGTCGCGGAAGACGAACGGCACCGGGGTCCGGGTGAGGACCGCGAAGTCCTCGGGCGACTCCTCGCGCAGCAGGGCCGCGGCGCGGAAGCCGTCCACCAGCCCGGAGTCGCCGCCCCGGGCCTCGTTGCGCAGGCAGTGCAGCAGCTGCAGGGTGGGCACCGGGTCGCGGTACGGGTTGTCGGTGTGCGGGGCGATGGCGGCGCTGGTGAACGCCAGGTTGGTGGGGTCGGGCTCGACCCGGACGTCGAACAGCTCGCCGTAGTTGGTCTCCCGGACGTACCCGAAGCTGCGCGCCACGGCGAGGACCTGCCGCTCCGCGGGCGGCACCCCGCGCAGCAGGGCGAAGCCGGACCGGACCACCGAGGAGAGCACGGCGGCCCGCTCCCCGGGGTCCGCCAGGTAGGCCGCCCAGTCGGCCCCCGGCAGGCCGTTGTCGAAGTCGGCGGCCTCCCAGAGCCGCTTGCCCCGCTCGGTCCGGCCGTCGTCCTCGGGGGCGGCCGCGAGGTCCTGCGACCGGTACACGGAGCGGTGCCCGTCCGACCAGAGCACCTCCAGCCGGCCGTCGGCCTCGTGCCGTTCGGCCACCGCGAGGTCCGCGGGCAGCTCATGGATCTGGAACAGCTTCTGGCCGTTGCGCGGGTCGCGGCAGGAGGGGCACGGGCAGTTGTCCCGGAGCCAGTACGGAGACGGGGTGTTCACGCGGATCTCCTTGGAGTTGTCCAGCCAACTTTGCTCGGCGTACGACCCTGCCGGGCCCGGGTGATGCCCGGTCGACCGGTGGGTGTCCGCCCGGCGAACACCCGGCGTCCCGGCCGTCGCGGGGTGCGCCCGGACCCTGCCGGAGGGGTGGCGGCCGTCGGTAGAGTGCGGGCATGAGCGATGGCGCGGTGCTGCACATCAGGGGCCGGGTGCTGGTCGGGCCCGAGGACGTCCGGGACGAGCTGTGGGTGGTCGACGGGCGGGTGACCTTCGAGCGGCCCCGGCTCGCCGAGGACGTGCGGACCCTCACCGGCTGGGTGCTGCCCGGCCTGGTGGACGCGCACTGCCACGTCGGCCTGGACGCGCACGGCGCGGTGGACGAGCCCACCAGCGAGAAGCAGGCGCTCACCGACCGGGACGCCGGCACCCTGCTGATCCGCGACGCCGGCTCCGCCGCCGACACCCGCTGGATCGACGACCGCGAGGACCTGCCGCGGATCATCCGGGCCGGCCGGCACATCGCCCGCACCCACCGCTACATCCGCAACTACGCCCACGAGATCGAGCCGGGCGACCTGGCCGCCTACGTGGCCGCCGAGGCCCGTCGCGGCGACGGCTGGGTCAAGCTGGTCGGCGACTGGATCGACCGCGACCGCGGCGACCTGGCCGCCTGCTGGCCCGGGGACGCGCTCAAGGAGGCCATCGCCGCCGCGCACGCCGAGGGCGCCCGGGTGACCGCGCACTGCTTCGCCGCCGAGTCGCTGCCCGACCTGCTCGCCGCCGGCATCGACTGCGTGGAGCACGCCACCGGCCTCACCGAGGAGCTGATCCCGTCCTTCGCCGAGCGCGGGGTGGCGATCGTCCCGACCCTGGTCAACATCGCCACCTTCCCGTCGCTGGCGGCCGGCGGCGAGGCGAGGTTCCCGGCCTGGGCGGCCCACATGCGGCGGCTGCACGAGCGCCGGTACGACACCGTCGCCGCGGCCCACGACGCCGGGGTGCCGATCTTCGTCGGCACCGACGCGGGCGGGTCGCTGGCCCACGGCCTTGTCGCCGAGGAGGTGGCCGAGCTGGTGAAGGCCGGCCTGACCCCGGCCGAGGCGCTGTCCGCCACCACCTGGGGGGCCCGCGCCTGGCTGGGCCGGGAGGGCCTGACCGAGGGCGCCCCGGCCGACCTGGTGGTCTACGCCGAGGACCCGCGGGCGGACGTCCGGGTGCTGGCCGACCCGCGGGCGGTGGTGCTGCGCGGCCGGGTGGTCCGGGGGTAGCCGCCCGCCGCGGTGGACGGCCCGGGAGGGGCTCCGCCAGGACGTGACGGCGTGTCGGTGTAGGCCGATAGGGTGGCCGCCATGGCACCGCGTCCCCTCCACGAGATCATCGAACCCGGCTGGGCCAAGGCCCTCGACCCGGTCGCCGGGCGGGTCGCCGCCATGGGCGACTTCCTGCGCGCCGAGCTGGCCGCCGGCCGGACGTACCTGCCCTCCGGGCCGAACGTGCTGCGCGCGTTCCAGCAGCCCTTCGACGGGGTCCGGGTGCTGATCGTCGGTCAGGACCCGTACCCGACCCCCGGGCACGCGGTGGGCCTGAGCTTCTCGGTGGCCCCGGAGGTCCGGCCGATCCCGGCCAGCCTGGTGAACATCTACCGGGAGTACGGCACGGACCTGGGCTTCCCGCCGCCGTCCAACGGCGATCTCACCCCGTGGACGCAGCAGGGTGTGCTGCTGCTCAACCGCTCGCTGACGGTGATGCCGCGCAAGCCCAACTCGCACCGGGGCAAGGGCTGGGAGGAGGTCACCGAGCAGGCGATCCGCGCGCTGGCGGCGCGCGGGGGCCCGCTGGTGGCGATCCTCTGGGGCCGGGACGCCCGCAACCTGCGGCCACTGCTGGGCGAGATCCCGGCGATCGAGTCCCCGCACCCGAGCCCGTACTCCGCCGACAGCGGCTTCTTCGGCTCCCGTCCGTTCAGCCGGGCGAACGAGCTGCTGGCCCGGCAGGGTGCCCAGCCGGTGGACTGGCGCCTGCCGTAGCGGGCGGCCGGCGGCGGTCGGCTGGGGGCCGTGGGCCGCGTCGGGACGGGGTCGTTGGGGAACAGACGGTCGACCCGGGGCGTCAACCTCACCCGAAGGAGTGAACTGACGCTCTGTGATGCTCATGTGACTCATCGTTCGAGAAGACTGGCGGACGTCGAGAGCGCGAGCCCCTTCCCCGTGCCTGGTCCGGGTGGTCGTCGGGGTGCGCTCACCACCCGTCTCCCCTGGGGGTTCCGTCATGTCTGCTCCGCGTACCGTCGCCGCCGGTCTGGCCGTCTCCGCGCTGGTGATCGGCCTGCCCGGCCCGGTCGCGTACGCCTCCGGCCCGACCCCCTCGCCGGGCCGGGCGTCCGCCGTCACCGCCGAGGTGGACCTGGACGTCAGCCTGCTGAACAAGGCCGTCGACGTCCCGGTGAACGTGGCCCTCAACAAGGTGTCCACCCCCGCCCAGCGCGACGACGCGATGCTCACCGCCACGGTGGACGGGGTGGACCAGGGCCGGCCGGTCACCCTGCTGAAGGCGCAGGTCGGCAAGTCCGCCACCTCGGCGACCGCCGAGGGCAGCGCCGCCTCGGTGAAGCTGGTCGACGCCGACCTGCGCGTCCCCGGCCTGCCCCTGACCACCCTGCTGGGCCTGGAGGCGCTCGGTGCCGAGGTGACCTGTCCGGTGAACGGTCAGCCCACCGCCAAGGTGACCGCGCCCGCCAAGGCCACCGTGCTGGGCAAGTCGGTCGCGCTCGGTCTGAACTCGCCCACGCACGTCGAGGTGCCGGGGGTCGGCTCGGTGGAGCTGGAGTTCTCCAAGCGCTCCACCACCTCGGACACGGCCGCCGCCTCCGCACTGGAGCTGCAGCTCAAGCTGAACCCGCTCAACCTCAACGTGGCCAAGGTGGAGGGCCGGGTCACGGTCGCCTCGGTCAGCTGCGAGAAGCCCGTCCCGGCCGCCTCCTCGCCGGCCGCCCAGCCCTCCGGCGCCACCGCGGCCCGCGCCGTCCCGGCCGGGGTGGCCGAGCCCGCGCTGGCCACCACCGGCGGGGGCGCCGGCCGGGTGCCGCTGGTGGCCGGCGGTGCCGCCCTGCTGGTCGCCGGCGGTGCCGCGCTCTGGCTGACCCGGCGCCGCCGCGCCACGCACGCCCGCCGGCACTGAGGCGGTGGCGGGGCCGGTCCCGGGGCGGAACGGAGCCGGTCCCGGGCCGCCCCGAGCCCGGAACGACGGCGCCCGGCCCACCCGTCGGGCGCCGTCCGTCTCAGAAATCCGCCCGCCTGGTGAGACGGGCACTGCCCTACCGTGAGCGTGCCGCTCCGGACCGTTGGTTCACATGGGCGTTACATAGGAGGAACAACCGGGAAACGGCGACTTGCGACGCTACGCGGGCACCCACCACCCAAGCAGTGAGGTTCACCGCGATGGCAATCAAGGCCGAGTACATCTGGATCGACGGCACCAAGCCGACCGCCAAGCTCCGTTCCAAGACTCGGGTGCTGCCGAACGCGGACAAGGTCCCCACGTGGGGCTTCGACGGCTCGTCGACCAACCAGGCCGAGGGCCACGCCTCCGACCGCGTGCTTGAGCCGGTGAAGGTCGTCAAGGACCCGATCCGCGGTGGTGACAACATCCTGGTGCTGTGCGAGGTCCTGGAGACCAACGGCGTCGCGCACGAGTCCAACACCCGTGCCCTGCTGCGCGAGGTCGCCGAGAAGTACGCCTCCCAGGAGGCCATCTTCGGCATCGAGCAGGAGTACACCTTCTTCAAGGGCTCCCGCCCGCTCGGCTTCCCGGAGGGCGGCTTCCCGGCCCCGCAGGGCGGCTACTACTGCGGTGTCGGCGCCGAGGAGGTCTTCGGCCGCGAGATCGTCGAGCTGCACCTGGACCGCTGCCTCGACGCCGGCCTGGCCATCTGCGGCATCAACGCCGAGGTCATGCCCGGCCAGTGGGAGTTCCAGATCGGCCCGGTCGACGCGCTGACCGTCTCGGACGACATGTGGATCGCCCGCTACCTGCTCTACCGCACCGCCGAGGAGTTCGGCATCGACGCCACCCTGGACGCCAAGCCGGCCCGTGGCGACTGGAACGGCGCGGGTGCGCACACCAACTTCTCCACCAAGGCGATGCGCGAGGGCTACGAGGCCATCATCACCGCCTGCGAGTCCCTCGGCGCCTCCCAGGAGAAGGTGCTGGAGCACGTCAACCAGTACGGTGACGACATCCAGTCCCGCCTGACCGGCAAGCACGAGACCGCCCCGTGGAACGTCTACTCCTACGGCGTGTCCGACCGTGGCGCCTCGGTCCGCATCCCGTGGCAGGTCGAGGTGGAGCAGAAGGGCTACATCGAGGACCGCCGCCCGAACGCGAACGTCGACCCGTACGTGGTCACCCGCCTCCTGATCAACACCTGCTGCGAGGCCCTGGAGAAGGCCGGCCAGGTCTGATCCGAGGCTCCCGGAGCCTGGCGAGTCCGCCATTCCCCTCTCCCCGCGTGGAGGGGAACGGCGGACTCGCCGTTTTCCGCCCGGACCGCCGGCGGGGTCGGTCGCGTCCGGTGGCGCACGGTCGCGCAGGGGGACGCGGGTCGCTCAGCGGCCGGTCCTGGCCGCCACCGCCCGGGCCAGTCCGAAGGTCGCCGCGGCGCCGGCCAGCCCCGCCGCTCCGCCGCTCCACCACAGCACCGCCGGGCCCGCATGGGCGTACACCGCCGCGCCGCCGGACAGCCCGACCAGCCGGGCCAGCCCGCTCGCCCAGCTCAGCGCCCCTGTTAGCGGCCCTGCGCCCCGGCCGGGGCCAGGTCGGCCGCCACCGCGCCCACCACCCCGCAGACGCACACCTCACCGGCCGTCCACACCACCACCGTGAGCACGAACTCCCCTGCGGTGGACGCCAGTCCGGTCAGCGCCACGCCCAGCGCGACCAGCGCCGAGGCGGCGGCCCACAGGCGGTGGCGACCCCGCGCGACCCGAGGAAGAACACCAGGAACGGCAGGACCATGTTGCCGATGCGATTCACCGCCGTTCCGCCGATCACCACCCAGAACGGGCCCGCGAAACCGCCGAACCGGGCGGCCCACGCGGCCCGCAGGCCCCGCGCGGCGGGTGCGGCCGGGGCCGCCGGCGGCACCTCCGCGAGGGCGGGCACGGTGCTGGAGGGTGCGGGAGAATCCGTGATCGGCGAGGTCATGCGGGAATCCTGCGGGGCCCCGGCGCGTTGTCGCCACTCATTCAGGCAGGGCTGAATCCACGGGGGTCACGGTGCTCGAACTCTCCTTCTCCACCCGGGATCTGGCCCACACCCGGATCGCCGTCTCCCCGCTCTGGGAGGTGGTCACCAGCCTCCGCGCCCTGGACGCCCGGACCGTCCGCCCGCTGCACCGCCGCTGGGTGGCCCGGACCCGCCCGCTGCTCACCGGGCTCGACCTGCTCACCGGCCTGGTGCCCGGCGACGGCTACGTCCCCGACTTCCTCAACCCGCCGCCCGCCGTCGCCGCCCCCACCCTGGACGCCGAACTCGCCGTCCTCGCCGACACCGACCACGACCGCCTGCGCGCCGACCTGGACCGGCTGGAACACCGGTCCGCCGCCGTCCGCGCCCTGTACCGGGACCCGGCCGCCGGCCTGGAACGCCTCGACACCGAGATCCGCCGCTACTGGGCCCTCGCCCTGGCCCCGCTCTGGCCGCGGCTCAGGTCCGTCCTCGACGCGGACGTGCTTCACCAGTCGCGGCGGTTCGCGGCGGAGGGGGCGGCGGCGGTGCTGCGGGAGCTGCACCCCAACGTCCGCTGGGGGGAGGAGGTGCTGACGCTGGCGAAGCCCGACTGCGGGCGGTCCGGGACGCTGTGCGGGCGGGGGCTGCTGTTGATCCCGTCCGCGTTCGTCTGGCCCACCGTGCTGATCGTCAACGCCGAGCCGGAGACCGTCCAGCTCTGCTACCCCAGCCGCGGCGTCGGCTCCCTCTGGGAACACGCCCGCCCCACCGTCCCGGACGCCGTCGCCGCCGTCCTCGGCCGCTCCCGCGCCCTCCTGCTCGCCGAACTCACCTCCCCCGCCTCCACCACCGAACTCTCCCACCGCACCGGCCTCTCCACCGCCGGCGTCTCCCAGCACCTCACCGCCCTCCGCGCCGCCGGCATCGTCACCTCCCACCGCTCCGGCCGCTCCGTCCTCTACCAGCGCACCCCCATCGCCGAAAGCCTCCTCACCGCCACCCCGGGCTGACGGGCACGCACAACAGGGGCGCGGGGGGAGTGCCTAGGCTGGGGGGATGGTGGAGGACTTCACGGTGGAGCAGGTGGCTCGGGGGCGGGCGTTGCGGCGGGCTCAGGTGCCGTGGGTGGTGGGGGGCCGGGTGGTGGGGCTGGGGTTGCTGGTGGGGCTGGGGTTCACTCCGGCGGGCGCGGGTGTGGTGTCCGCGGTGGGAGGGTGGTTCGGCGGGTCGTGGACGGCGGAGGTGCTGGCCGGGACCGCGGCGCTGGTGGTGCTGGGCGAGGTGGTGGCGCTGCCGTTCGCCGCCCGGGTCCGGACCGTCCGCGCCGGCTACGGCCTGGTCACCCAGCGCTGGTCCGGCTGGGCGGTGGACGTGCTGCGCACCCTCGCCGTGACGCTGCTCCTGGCGCTCCCCGTGGTGTTCGCGCTGTACGCGCTGATCGACGCCCGCCCCGACCGCTGGTGGCTCCCGGCCGCGGGCGGTGCGGCGGCGCTGGTGGTGGCCCTGTCGTTCCTGCATCCGCTGCTGATCGAGCCGTTGTTCAACCGGTTCGGCCCGATGGAGCCGGGTCCGCAGCGGTCCGCGCTCCTCGCGCTGGCGGACCGGGACGGCGTCCGCGTCCGCGAGGTGCTGGTGGCCGACGCCTCCCGGCGGACCACCGCGCTCAACGCGTACGTCTCCGGCCTGGGTTCGACCCGCCGGATCGTCGCCTACGACACGCTGCTGCGGACGGCCGAGCCGCGCGAGGTGGAGCTGGTGGTGGCGCACGAGCTCGGCCACGTCAAGCACCGCGACGTCCTCACCGGCACCGTGCTGGGCGCCGTGGGCGCCGCCGTCGCGGTCTGCGCCCTGGGGCTGCTCACCGGCCTGCAGCCGCTGCTGGACCGGGCGGGTGCGGCGGGCGCCGCCGATCCGCGGTCGCTGCCGCTGCTGGCGGCGTGCGCGGCGCTGATCGGTGCGGTGTCCGGCCCGGCGCAGTGCGCGGTGAGCCGGCGGATCGAGGCCCGCGCCGACCGCCACGCGCTGGAACTCACCGGTGATCCGGAGCAGTTCATCGCGATGCAGCGCCGTCTCGCGGTGGCCAACGTCTCGGACGTCGATCCGCCCCGGATGCTCACCCTGCTGTTCGCCACCCACCCGAGCGCGGTCCGCCGGATCGCCGCCGCCCGCGTCTGGCAGGCCGCACACGCCTGAGGCACGGGCCCGTCAGTACGACTGGAGCTCGATCAGGTTCCCCTCCGGGTCGCGGAGGTGGGCGGTCCGCAGGCCGGGGCCCCAGGCGGGGCGGTCGGTGGCGGGGGCGACCGGTTCGGCGCCGTGC
The window above is part of the Kitasatospora sp. HUAS MG31 genome. Proteins encoded here:
- a CDS encoding uracil-DNA glycosylase produces the protein MAPRPLHEIIEPGWAKALDPVAGRVAAMGDFLRAELAAGRTYLPSGPNVLRAFQQPFDGVRVLIVGQDPYPTPGHAVGLSFSVAPEVRPIPASLVNIYREYGTDLGFPPPSNGDLTPWTQQGVLLLNRSLTVMPRKPNSHRGKGWEEVTEQAIRALAARGGPLVAILWGRDARNLRPLLGEIPAIESPHPSPYSADSGFFGSRPFSRANELLARQGAQPVDWRLP
- the glnII gene encoding glutamine synthetase GlnII encodes the protein MAIKAEYIWIDGTKPTAKLRSKTRVLPNADKVPTWGFDGSSTNQAEGHASDRVLEPVKVVKDPIRGGDNILVLCEVLETNGVAHESNTRALLREVAEKYASQEAIFGIEQEYTFFKGSRPLGFPEGGFPAPQGGYYCGVGAEEVFGREIVELHLDRCLDAGLAICGINAEVMPGQWEFQIGPVDALTVSDDMWIARYLLYRTAEEFGIDATLDAKPARGDWNGAGAHTNFSTKAMREGYEAIITACESLGASQEKVLEHVNQYGDDIQSRLTGKHETAPWNVYSYGVSDRGASVRIPWQVEVEQKGYIEDRRPNANVDPYVVTRLLINTCCEALEKAGQV
- a CDS encoding ArsR/SmtB family transcription factor; protein product: MLELSFSTRDLAHTRIAVSPLWEVVTSLRALDARTVRPLHRRWVARTRPLLTGLDLLTGLVPGDGYVPDFLNPPPAVAAPTLDAELAVLADTDHDRLRADLDRLEHRSAAVRALYRDPAAGLERLDTEIRRYWALALAPLWPRLRSVLDADVLHQSRRFAAEGAAAVLRELHPNVRWGEEVLTLAKPDCGRSGTLCGRGLLLIPSAFVWPTVLIVNAEPETVQLCYPSRGVGSLWEHARPTVPDAVAAVLGRSRALLLAELTSPASTTELSHRTGLSTAGVSQHLTALRAAGIVTSHRSGRSVLYQRTPIAESLLTATPG
- a CDS encoding GntR family transcriptional regulator; this encodes MAPDQDRAAGSLYRKVAADLREAITSGGYGDNGRLPAEGALAEQYGVSRGTVRQALAMLRADGLVTSRRGTRRVVLGTARVQSFSELLSFTHWARSMGEEPGGRLESLIRRPADAAEREQLRLEPGTEVYVTLRLRTLSGKPVMVERTVYPPRVGEVVAQLPPDVVSHTEPLREHGILFTDADHTIDVVAANADDARLLGCRRGSPLLREKRRTTDPTGTPVEWSQDRYLPGTVAFSIHNSLASSALSRHAREND
- a CDS encoding amidohydrolase family protein, producing the protein MSDGAVLHIRGRVLVGPEDVRDELWVVDGRVTFERPRLAEDVRTLTGWVLPGLVDAHCHVGLDAHGAVDEPTSEKQALTDRDAGTLLIRDAGSAADTRWIDDREDLPRIIRAGRHIARTHRYIRNYAHEIEPGDLAAYVAAEARRGDGWVKLVGDWIDRDRGDLAACWPGDALKEAIAAAHAEGARVTAHCFAAESLPDLLAAGIDCVEHATGLTEELIPSFAERGVAIVPTLVNIATFPSLAAGGEARFPAWAAHMRRLHERRYDTVAAAHDAGVPIFVGTDAGGSLAHGLVAEEVAELVKAGLTPAEALSATTWGARAWLGREGLTEGAPADLVVYAEDPRADVRVLADPRAVVLRGRVVRG
- a CDS encoding SCO1860 family LAETG-anchored protein, translating into MSAPRTVAAGLAVSALVIGLPGPVAYASGPTPSPGRASAVTAEVDLDVSLLNKAVDVPVNVALNKVSTPAQRDDAMLTATVDGVDQGRPVTLLKAQVGKSATSATAEGSAASVKLVDADLRVPGLPLTTLLGLEALGAEVTCPVNGQPTAKVTAPAKATVLGKSVALGLNSPTHVEVPGVGSVELEFSKRSTTSDTAAASALELQLKLNPLNLNVAKVEGRVTVASVSCEKPVPAASSPAAQPSGATAARAVPAGVAEPALATTGGGAGRVPLVAGGAALLVAGGAALWLTRRRRATHARRH
- a CDS encoding ABC transporter substrate-binding protein, with the translated sequence MTVHRSRAAALAAVLTAAALSLSACGSAGSTGSSGDAKAGAKDAKEATSAADFGGMDALVAAAKKEGKLHVITLPRDWANYGKLLDGFKAKYGIEIEEENPDGSSQDEINAITSRKGQDRAPDVVDLGSAFALQAAKDGLLAPYKVTAFDKIAESMKDPAGLRVNDYGGYISIGCDAKKIAACPKTFADLLKPEYKGKVALNGNPTKSGSAFGGVYAAALANGGSLDNIQPGIDFFAKLKQSGNFNPVESTPATIEKGETPISIDWSYLNAGYTDQFKPKGIDWQVAIPVDGSYAQYYNQAVNKWAPHPAAARLWQEYLFSAEGQNLYMGGYATPALFDAMKKDNTLDAAAAAKLPVVEKPFTTFPSQDQITAAKKVVTENWTKAIAG
- the tmpA gene encoding TauD/TfdA family dioxygenase, with protein sequence MNTPSPYWLRDNCPCPSCRDPRNGQKLFQIHELPADLAVAERHEADGRLEVLWSDGHRSVYRSQDLAAAPEDDGRTERGKRLWEAADFDNGLPGADWAAYLADPGERAAVLSSVVRSGFALLRGVPPAERQVLAVARSFGYVRETNYGELFDVRVEPDPTNLAFTSAAIAPHTDNPYRDPVPTLQLLHCLRNEARGGDSGLVDGFRAAALLREESPEDFAVLTRTPVPFVFRDRTAELRAERPLIGVDPRGRIREVRFNNRSIDTLRGLPDAEPDAFYAAYRRFAAITLRPGLRLTFRLRPGDCLVFDNTRLLHARTAFEQDGHRHLQGCYADLDSLHSALALLRRQAAALDELEGLFAGEGAGEYLGEAVTLAEHMLQAGALAEAAGAPPHLVAAALLHDVGHFHGSGTELMAGRDNRHSHTGADRLGRWFGPEVTEPIRLHVAAKRYLCTVEPAYRAGLSAASEYTLQVQGGPMDETEAAAFAAHPAAADAVALRRWDDHAKRPATTTPPFAHFRPLLAALMG
- a CDS encoding M48 family metalloprotease; translated protein: MVEDFTVEQVARGRALRRAQVPWVVGGRVVGLGLLVGLGFTPAGAGVVSAVGGWFGGSWTAEVLAGTAALVVLGEVVALPFAARVRTVRAGYGLVTQRWSGWAVDVLRTLAVTLLLALPVVFALYALIDARPDRWWLPAAGGAAALVVALSFLHPLLIEPLFNRFGPMEPGPQRSALLALADRDGVRVREVLVADASRRTTALNAYVSGLGSTRRIVAYDTLLRTAEPREVELVVAHELGHVKHRDVLTGTVLGAVGAAVAVCALGLLTGLQPLLDRAGAAGAADPRSLPLLAACAALIGAVSGPAQCAVSRRIEARADRHALELTGDPEQFIAMQRRLAVANVSDVDPPRMLTLLFATHPSAVRRIAAARVWQAAHA